The Nicotiana tabacum cultivar K326 chromosome 14, ASM71507v2, whole genome shotgun sequence genome contains a region encoding:
- the LOC107797154 gene encoding uncharacterized protein LOC107797154 codes for MSRSREAAAMKRKRPDLDSPTRGLPDAEHVVLSLVKNKKNLGIWVAEVKKEANLPPTLVDKSLTALVKKKLIKQVVNIQNKGKKHYMAVEFEPSEELTGGSWYSEGNLDKEFITVLRDTCFKVIELLKVATVEGIHNFLKKRKVVECTGQQIAEILNSMVLDNAIIEVKSTGLGEYHSIPVGSVCYRTSSGVALGTGPKTIGPMASIPCGACPRISQCSPNGVISPQTCVYYTKWLNTEF; via the coding sequence ATGAGTCGATCAAGGGAAGCGGCCGCCATGAAGCGGAAAAGACCAGACTTGGATTCACCTACTCGGGGACTTCCAGATGCTGAACATGTAGTGCTCAGTCtggtcaaaaataaaaagaatctgGGCATCTGGGTGGCAGAGGTGAAAAAGGAGGCAAACCTTCCACCAACTCTTGTGGATAAATCCCTGACAGCACTCGTGAAAAAGAAGTTGATAAAACAAGTTGTGAATATCCAAAATAAGGGAAAGAAACATTACATGGCTGTTGAGTTTGAACCTTCGGAGGAATTGACTGGTGGTTCATGGTACTCTGAGGGAAATCTTGATAAGGAATTCATCACTGTTCTCAGAGACACTTGCTTCAAGGTCATAGAATTGCTGAAAGTTGCTACTGTGGAGGGAATCCACAACTTCTTGAAGAAAAGGAAAGTTGTTGAGTGCACGGGTCAGCAAATTGCGGAAATATTGAACTCTATGGTTCTAGACAATGCTATTATAGAGGTGAAGAGCACTGGATTGGGAGAATATCATTCTATTCCTGTTGGATCAGTTTGTTATCGAACTTCAAGCGGAGTTGCTTTAGGGACTGGTCCGAAAACAATAGGGCCAATGGCTTCAATTCCATGTGGTGCTTGCCCTAGGATTAGTCAATGTTCACCTAATGGAGTTATATCCCCACAAACATGTGTCTATTACACTAAATGGTTGAACACTGAATTTTGA